CGTTCCTACTCCTTCAAAAGGAATATTAAAAATTCCAAATAAAAAAGATATCTTTAATATTGAACTGAATACTGTTCCATCCATATGAGCTGTAGCTCCAATTGGTAAAACTATCTCTCTTATATCTTTGGGTACTCCTATCTTCCTAGCTGCCTCTAGGTTTACTGGTAAGGTAGCTATACTACTTTGAGTAGCTACAGAAGTAATAGCTGGAGAGATTAAGTTTTTCATACTCTTTACTCCCTCTTTTCCAGCTGCTATATATCCATAAATCGGAAACATTATCAGAAAATAAGCTAAGCAAAGTGGGTAATATATTATCATAGCTCTCGTATATGAACCTATTAATTCTTGTCCATACTCTCCTACTAATGCTGCAAAATAAGCTCCTAGTCCTATTGGAGCATAGTACATCAATAGATTTATCATCTTTAAAAATACTTCTGCTAAAGCCTCTAAACCATTAGCTATAATTTTTCCCTTCTCACCTATCATATTTATACAAAGTCCAAAAACAATAGAAAATAGTATTAATGGTAACATATTTTCTCTTGATATTAATTCTGGAAAATCTCTAACCGTAATAGCTTTTACAATTTGATCTCCTGTTTGAAAAGGTTTTAAAGTTTCATTTATAGAAAGATTCAGATTAACTCCTTGAGCTGGTGGAAATATATTTACTACTATAAGAATAATTATAGCTGCAATAAATCCTGTTGAAATGAATACTAATAGTAAGTTACTTAATATACTTTTCAATCTTCTCATATCACTCATACTTGAGATAGAACTACTTATTGTTGTAAAAACTAATGGTACAACTATTGTAAACATTCCATTTATAAATAAATCCCCCAATGGTTTCAAAACTTTTGCTTTTTCACCAAAATTAACTCCTATAAAACTTCCAACTACTATAGCTCCAATTAAAATTATTGAAAATCTATATGCTTTCCAAACTTCTTTTTTATCCATTATACTCTCCTATAATAAAAATTCTCCTGTACAGATGGTTTCAGCACTTCCCTTCATCAGAATATTATAGTTACTATCTAACTCGACAAAGACCTCTCCACCCTCTGTTATCATTTTTACTCTATTTCCATTTATTTTTCCTAATCTATGAGCTATTGCTGCTGCTGAACAACATCCTGTTCCACACCCCAATGTTCTTCCAGCCCCTCTTTCCCATGTTTTTATAATAATATTTTCATCATCTATTACTTGAATAAAATTCACATTTGTTTTTTTAGGAAATATATCT
This sequence is a window from Candidatus Fusobacterium pullicola. Protein-coding genes within it:
- a CDS encoding dicarboxylate/amino acid:cation symporter, whose translation is MDKKEVWKAYRFSIILIGAIVVGSFIGVNFGEKAKVLKPLGDLFINGMFTIVVPLVFTTISSSISSMSDMRRLKSILSNLLLVFISTGFIAAIIILIVVNIFPPAQGVNLNLSINETLKPFQTGDQIVKAITVRDFPELISRENMLPLILFSIVFGLCINMIGEKGKIIANGLEALAEVFLKMINLLMYYAPIGLGAYFAALVGEYGQELIGSYTRAMIIYYPLCLAYFLIMFPIYGYIAAGKEGVKSMKNLISPAITSVATQSSIATLPVNLEAARKIGVPKDIREIVLPIGATAHMDGTVFSSILKISFLFGIFNIPFEGVGTYVSALLLSILGGVVMSGVPGGGLIGEMLIVAMYGFPPEAFPIIATIGYLVDPPATMINATGDTVAAMLVTRMVEGKDWLKKNLTKKEK